One genomic region from Apodemus sylvaticus chromosome 1, mApoSyl1.1, whole genome shotgun sequence encodes:
- the Cpt1c gene encoding carnitine O-palmitoyltransferase 1, brain isoform, whose product MAEAYQASSLLSSLSSDGAEVELSSSGWQEIYLSALRSWKRHLWRVWKDFLAGVVPAPPLSWLFLFSTIQLACLLQLDPSLGLMEKIKELLPDWGGQHHQLQGLLAAAVFASCLWGALIFTLHVALRLLLSHHGWLQEPHGTMSSPTKTWLALVRIFSGRHPRLFSFQRALPRQPVPAPQETVHKYLESVRPVLGDDAFDRTVALANDFLRLQAPRLQLYLQLKSWCASNYVSDWWEEFVYLRSRGSLIHSTYYMMDFLYVTPTPLQAARAGNAVHTLLLYRHLLNRQEIAPTLLMGMRPLCSAQFERMFNTTRIPGVEKDYLRHLQDSRHVAVFHRGRFFRVGTHSSNGLLSPRALEQQFQDILDDPSPASPLEEHLAALTAAPRSMWAQVRESVKTYAATALEAVEGAAFFVSLDSEPGGLTREDPADSLDTYAHILLAGRGHDRWFDKSFTLIVFSNGKLGLSVEHSWADCPVSGHLWEFTLATECFQLGYATDGHCKGHPDPTLPQPQRLQWDLPEQIHPSISLALRGAETLSGNIDCHVFPFSHFGKSFIKCCRVSSDSFIQLVLQLAHFRDRGQFCLTYESAMTRLFLEGRTETVRSCTREACQFVRAMDNKKKTDQQCLALFRVAVDKHQALLKAAMSGQGVDRHLFALYIMSRLLHVQAPFLTQVQSQQWLLSTSQIPVQQTHLFDVQNYPDYVSSGGGFGPATDHGYGISYIFMGEDAITFHISSKKSSTETDSHRLGQHIENALLDVAGLFQVGQHFKRQFGSLGENSGYRYGILSCKTVDPNIPTSSTNL is encoded by the exons ATGGCTGAGGCGTACCAGGCCTCGAGCCTGCTGTCTTCACTGAGTTCCGACGGGGCAGAAGTGGAGCTCAGCTCCTCAGGGTGGCAGGAGATTTACCTCTCTGCCCTGCGCTCCTGGAAAAGGCATCTCTGGCGTGTCTGG AAGGACTTTCTTGCTGGCGTGGTCCCTGCACCCCCCCTCAGCTGGCTCTTCCTCTTCAGCACAATCCAGCTGGCTTGCCTCCTGCAGCTGGACCCTTCCCTCGGATTGATGGAGAAGATTAAGGAGCTGCTGCCCGACTG GGGCGGCCAACACCATCAGCTCCAGGGGCTTCTGGCAGCAGCAGTGTTTGCCTCGTGTCTGTGGGGAGCCCTGATCTTTACACTTCACGTGGCTCTGAGGCTCCTTCTGTCCCACCATGGCTGGCTTCAGGAGCCTCATGGCACTATGTCCTCACCCACGAAGACCTGGCTG GCATTGGTCAGAATCTTCTCCGGGAGGCACCCGAGGCTCTTCAGCTTCCAGCGTGCGCTCCCGCGGCAGCCGGTGCCCGCCCCGCAGGAGACCGTGCACAAG TACCTAGAGTCTGTGCGCCCTGTGCTCGGAGACGACGCTTTCGACCGCACTGTAGCACTGGCAAACGACTTCCTGAGGTTGCAGGCACCACGACTACAGCTCTATTTGCAACTCAAGTCCTGGTGTGCTTCCAACTAC GTCAGTGACTGGTGGGAAGAGTTTGTGTACCTGCGCTCTCGAGGCTCGCTGATTCATAGCACGTACTACATGATG GATTTTCTGTACGTCACCCCCACCCCGCTGCAGGCAGCCCGAGCCGGCAATGCCGTGCATACCCTGCTCCTGTATCGCCACCTTCTGAACCGGCAGGAGATCGCACCG ACGTTGCTGATGGGGATGCGACCCTTGTGTTCCGCCCAGTTTGAGAGGATGTTCAACACTACACGGATTCCAGGGGTGGAAAAAG ACTACCTTCGTCACCTCCAAGACAGTCGGCATGTGGCTGTCTTCCACCGGGGCAGATTCTTCCGCGTGGGGACTCACTCTTCCAATGGCCTGCTGTCCCCACGGGCCCTGGAACAgcagttccaggacatcctggATGACCCCTCCCCAGCCAGTCCCCTCGAGGAACATCTAGCCGCTCTGACTGCTGCTCCCAG GAGTATGTGGGCCCAGGTGCGGGAGTCCGTGAAGACCTACGCAGCCACCGCCCTGGAGGCTGTGGAAGGGGCTGCCTTCTTTGTGTCCCTCGATTCTGAGCCCGGGGGACTGACCAGAGAGGACCCCGCAGATTCCCTGGACACCTATGCCCACATTCTGCTGGCTGGCCGAGGTCATGACCG CTGGTTTGACAAATCCTTCACTCTCATCGTCTTCTCCAATGGGAAGCTGGGCCTCAGTGTGGAGCACTCGTGGGCCGACTGCCCTGTCTCAGGACACCTGTGGGAG TTCACCTTGGCCACAGAGTGCTTCCAGTTGGGCTATGCCACCGACGGCCACTGTAAGGGGCACCCCGACCCtaccctgccccagccccagcgTCTGCAGTGGGACCTTCCAGAGCAG atccacccatccatctctctggccctgaggGGAGCCGAGACCTTGTCTGGCAATATCGACTGCCATGTCTTCCCCTTTTCCCACTTTGGCAAGAGTTTCATCAAATGCTGCCGCGTCTCTTCAGACAGTTTCATCCAGTTGGTCCTGCAGCTAGCCCACTTCCGG GACAGGGGTCAGTTCTGCCTGACTTACGAGTCAGCCATGACACGACTGTTTCTGGAAGGCAGGACAGAGACGGTGAGGTCTTGCACCAGAGAGGCCTGCCAGTTTGTGAGAGCCATGGACAACAAGAAGAAGACA GACCAACAGTGCCTTGCCCTGTTCCGGGTGGCGGTGGACAAGCACCAGGCGCTCCTGAAGGCGGCGATGAGCGGGCAAGGGGTCGACCGCCACCTCTTCGCACTGTACATCATGTCTCGGCTTCTCCACGTGCAGGCGCCCTTCCTGACCCAG GTCCAGTCGCAGCAGTGGCTCCTGTCCACCAGCCAGATCCCTGTGCAGCAGACACACCTGTTTGATGTCCAAAATTATCCGGATTACGTTTCCTCTGGAGGTGGATTTGGGCCT GCCACCGACCATGGCTACGGCATCTCCTACATCTTCATGGGGGAAGACGCAATCACCTTCCATATCTCCAGCAAGAAATCAAGCACAGAAACA GACTCGCACCGGCTGGGGCAGCACATCGAAAATGCCCTGTTGGATGTAGCCGGCCTGTTCCAGGTTGGACAGCATTTCAAGCGCCAGTTCGGGAGCCTTGGGGAGAATTCGGGTTATAGATATGGCATTCTCTCCTGTAAGACTGTGGATCCCAATATCCCCACATCCTCCACCAACTTGTGA
- the Tsks gene encoding testis-specific serine kinase substrate, translating to MASVVVKTIWQSKEIHEAGDPPAGVESRAQLVPEAPGGVTSPAKGITKKKKAVSFHGVEPRMSHESMHWCLNLKRSSACTNVSLLNLAAMEPDSSGTDSTTEDSGPLALPGPPASPTTPWAPEDPDITELLSGVNSGLVRAKDSITSLKEKTTRVNQHVQTLQSECSVLSENLERRRQEAEELEGYCSQLKENCRKVTRSVEDAEIKTNVLKQNSALLEEKLRYLQQQLQDETPRRQEAELQELERKLEAGLSRHGLGPTTPVQGCSGPPGSPEEPPRPRGLSSSGWGMAIRAGEGPSQSEQELQKVSTGLEELRREVSSLAARWHQEEGAVQEALRLLGGLGGRLDGFLGQWERAQREQAQTARGLQELRGRAEELYTMVERSAVSVASLRRELEALGPVKPILEELGRQLQNSRRGADHVLNLERSAQGPCALCVSQGQPLSMEALQQLLERALTPLLDEVKQKGLAPACPNCQRLHKKILELERQALAKRVRAEALSSTLRLAQDEVVRAKNLLLTDKMKPEEKVATLDYMHLKMCSLHDQLSHLTLEGSTGAIGGGSTGGAPPKRGGPGSEQ from the exons ATGGCAAGCGTGGTGGTGAAGACAATCTGGCAGTCCAAAGAGATCCACGAAGCGGGGGACCCACCTGCGGGGGTCGAGAGCCGCGCCCAGCTGGTCCCCGAGGCTCCCGGGGGGGTGACCAGCCCTGCCAAAGGGATAACGAAGAAAAAGAAGGCCGTGTCCTTCCATGG GGTGGAGCCCCGGATGTCCCACGAGTCGATGCACTGGTGCCTGAACCTCAAGCGGTCCTCTGCCTGCACCAACGTGTCGTTGCTCAACCTGGCCGCCATGGAGCCGGACTCCTCGGGCACAGACTCGACCACAGAGGACAGTGGTCCCTTGGCACTGCCAGGACCACCTGCTTCCCCTACAACACCCTGGGCTCCAGAGGACCCTGACATCACAGAACTACTG AGTGGGGTCAACAGTGGGTTGGTACGTGCCAAAGACTCCATCACCAGCTTGAAGGAAAAGACCACGCGGGTTAATCAGCACGTTCAGACACTGCAG AGTGAGTGCTCTGTGCTGAGTGAGAATCTGGAAAGAAGGCGACAGGAGGCGGAAGAGTTGGAGGGGTACTGCAGTCAACTGAAG GAGAACTGCCGCAAGGTGACCCGTTCAGTGGAAGACGCTGAAATCAAAACCAATGTCCTGAAGCAGAATTCTGCCTTGCTGGAG GAGAAGCTAAGATACCTCCAGCAGCAGCTGCAGGATGAGACGCCCCGGAGACAGGAGGCCGAGTTGCAGGAGCTGGAGCGAAAGCTGGAGGCTGGCCTCTCCCGGCATGGCCTGGGCCCTACCACTCCCGTTCAGGGCTGCTCGGGTCCTCCTGGTAGCCCCGAGGAACCCCCGCGGCCTCGAGGCCTGTCCTCCAGTGGCTGGGGCATGGCAATCCGCGCCGGGGAGGGACCCTCGCAGAGCGAGCAAGAGTTGCAGAAGGTCTCCACcggcctggaggagctgag GAGGGAGGTGTCCTCGCTGGCAGCCCGGTGGCATCAGGAGGAGGGGGCGGTGCAGGAGGCCCTGAGGTTGCTGGGAGGCCTGGGCGGCCGTCTGGATGGCTTCCTGGGCCAGTGGGAGCGGGCACAGCGGGAACAAGCCCAGACCGCACGGGGCTTGCAGGAGCTACGAGGCCGAGCAGAAGAGTTGTACACTAT GGTGGAGAGGTCGGCGGTGTCTGTCGCCTCACTGAGGAGAGAACTGGAGGCGCTGGGCCCAGTAAAACCCATTCTGGAGGAGCTGGGAAGGCAACTTCAGAACTCCCGAAGGGGAGCTGACCATGTCTTGAACTTGGAACGGTCTGCCCAAGGCCCCTGTGCGCTCTGTGTCAG CCAGGGGCAGCCGCTGTCCATGGAGGCCCTGCAGCAGCTGCTGGAACGTGCGCTGACCCCGCTCTTGGATGAGGTGAAGCAGAAGGGTCTGGCTCCTGCCTGCCCCAATTGCCAGAGGCTACACAAGAAGATTCTG gagctggagcGCCAGGCCTTGGCCAAACGCGTCAGGGCAGAGGCCCTGAGCTCCACCCTTCGGCTGGCCCAAGACGAGGTCGTTCGGGCCAAGAACCTACTGCTGACGGACAAGATGAAGCCGGA GGAGAAGGTGGCCACTTTGGACTATATGCATTTGAAGATGTGCTCCCTCCACGACCAACTCAGCCACCTGACACTTGAGGGGTCCACAGGGGCAATAGGGGGAGGAAGCACTGGAGGGGCTCCCCCTAAACGTGGGGGCCCAGGCTCTGAACAATAA